Proteins co-encoded in one Methanosarcinales archaeon Met12 genomic window:
- a CDS encoding substrate-binding domain-containing protein translates to MRNTIEKIGAGIKNLFNGLIEDTQAVSPVMATLVLIVVAITGAAAVGTMTGAFSDDVGRQIDAGDAAIPAGRLIIAGSTTVQPVTERLAEAFMRENPGVRATVQGGGSGAGITSTAMDVVDIGGVSRNVTPAELARHPNLRTVQIGRSIVVVIAGSGINLTDLNNITIADLRDLYQNGTIRLNSTVPAGITAATTFRRADTSGTEDSFAAMLGIRADQINGTISGRTGNAGVLAAVQATPISIGFVDIGFAEGAPIRTITISTNATLRADRPLNLLTNGAPSALEQAFIDFARLPGSIQHFRDVGMRSMFCR, encoded by the coding sequence ATGAGAAACACAATAGAAAAAATAGGAGCAGGAATTAAAAACCTGTTCAATGGATTGATAGAGGACACGCAAGCTGTGTCTCCCGTCATGGCAACGCTCGTTCTCATTGTCGTAGCGATCACAGGAGCTGCAGCAGTTGGAACAATGACAGGGGCATTCAGCGATGACGTGGGAAGACAAATAGATGCAGGCGATGCGGCGATACCAGCAGGAAGACTTATCATCGCAGGCAGCACGACAGTGCAGCCGGTGACGGAGCGGCTCGCAGAGGCATTCATGAGAGAGAACCCAGGCGTTAGGGCAACCGTGCAGGGCGGAGGCTCCGGTGCAGGCATAACCTCAACCGCAATGGATGTCGTAGACATCGGTGGGGTATCAAGAAATGTTACTCCCGCGGAGTTGGCGAGGCACCCGAACCTCAGAACGGTTCAGATTGGACGAAGCATAGTCGTCGTGATTGCGGGTAGCGGTATTAATCTGACGGATTTGAACAATATCACTATAGCTGACTTGAGAGATCTGTACCAGAACGGTACCATCCGCCTCAATAGTACTGTCCCTGCAGGCATAACAGCAGCTACAACATTCAGGAGAGCAGACACATCAGGTACTGAAGACTCCTTTGCTGCGATGCTCGGAATTAGGGCAGACCAAATCAATGGGACTATATCGGGCAGGACAGGCAATGCGGGCGTACTTGCAGCAGTACAAGCCACACCAATTTCCATAGGCTTCGTTGACATAGGATTCGCTGAAGGCGCTCCAATACGCACCATCACAATATCCACAAACGCAACCCTACGGGCGGACCGCCCACTGAACCTCCTCACGAATGGTGCGCCATCCGCACTTGAGCAGGCATTCATTGATTTTGCGAGACTGCCAGGTTCGATTCAGCACTTCCGTGATGTCGGAATGAGATCAATGTTTTGCAGATAG